One window from the genome of Rhodospirillales bacterium encodes:
- a CDS encoding NUDIX hydrolase: MVDDREPRGPINRSVPPGDNRERLVCNDCGFILYANPKVVVGSVAQWDGRILLGRRAIEPRSGFWTLPAGYLENGETTERGALREAREETGADLRLDRLLAVYNIPRIGQVQVIYAASLLSPEIAARQETLEVGLFAWDDVPWQELAFPSVHWALNHWREAQDTGDMTARTNPPGDLGEFAA, encoded by the coding sequence ATGGTCGATGACAGGGAGCCCAGGGGGCCAATCAACAGGTCGGTGCCGCCGGGTGACAACAGGGAACGGCTGGTCTGCAACGACTGCGGTTTCATCCTCTACGCCAACCCCAAGGTGGTGGTGGGCAGTGTCGCGCAGTGGGACGGCAGAATTCTCCTGGGTCGGCGCGCCATCGAGCCGCGCAGCGGTTTCTGGACCCTGCCCGCCGGTTACCTCGAGAACGGCGAGACGACCGAGCGGGGCGCCTTGCGCGAGGCGCGCGAGGAGACCGGTGCCGACCTGCGGCTTGATCGCCTGCTCGCCGTTTACAACATCCCGCGCATCGGCCAGGTGCAGGTGATCTATGCCGCGAGCCTGCTGTCACCGGAGATCGCCGCCCGGCAGGAAACGCTTGAGGTCGGGCTCTTCGCCTGGGACGACGTGCCATGGCAGGAGCTCGCCTTCCCGTCGGTCCACTGGGCGCTCAACCACTGGCGCGAGGCGCAGGACACCGGCGACATGACCGCCCGCACCAATCCGCCGGGCGACCTGGGCGAATTTGCCGCTTGA
- a CDS encoding DUF4231 domain-containing protein — MTKITYPAIYEAADKGSKSAQSWYLTLVRFEYLFLIILAILSMELFNSELYYFGFVMVLLTSLAILFWMWFRKPEQAWYRCRALAESIKTISWRYMMRSEPFEDAQSVSVPRSELRNILKGLLYNNENLGEHIIQRDDQLDQVTHEMDTVRESELERRKHIYLEERIKEQRLWYTKKASSNKKSYKCWMCFCVLIYVAAFFLIILRAMYWDESWQIWPLEPLIVIASAIVGWIQIKKFNELTAAYTLTAHEIGFLQAGISEINNEKELSDFVNEAELAFSREHTQWKARQSS, encoded by the coding sequence ATGACAAAGATCACATATCCAGCCATTTATGAAGCTGCCGATAAAGGGTCGAAGTCGGCACAATCTTGGTACTTAACTCTGGTAAGATTTGAGTATTTGTTTCTGATTATCTTGGCCATACTTTCAATGGAGCTGTTTAACTCCGAATTGTATTATTTCGGCTTTGTTATGGTCCTGCTTACATCATTGGCAATTTTGTTCTGGATGTGGTTTCGAAAGCCCGAACAAGCATGGTACCGCTGCCGAGCTCTTGCCGAATCAATAAAGACCATAAGCTGGCGATACATGATGCGGTCAGAGCCATTCGAGGATGCTCAGAGCGTTAGCGTGCCACGATCTGAACTGCGGAATATACTCAAAGGCTTGCTGTACAATAACGAGAACCTCGGAGAACATATTATTCAGCGAGACGATCAGCTCGATCAAGTTACCCATGAAATGGACACTGTACGAGAGTCTGAACTCGAAAGACGCAAGCACATATACTTGGAAGAGAGAATTAAAGAACAGCGCCTTTGGTATACAAAGAAAGCTTCCAGTAACAAAAAGTCATACAAATGCTGGATGTGTTTTTGTGTGTTGATTTACGTCGCTGCTTTCTTCCTAATCATCTTGCGCGCTATGTACTGGGATGAAAGCTGGCAAATCTGGCCGTTGGAGCCTCTTATTGTAATCGCATCTGCGATTGTCGGATGGATTCAGATCAAGAAGTTCAACGAACTGACCGCAGCCTATACTTTGACTGCACACGAAATTGGATTCCTCCAAGCTGGAATAAGCGAAATTAACAATGAGAAAGAACTGTCAGATTTTGTGAATGAGGCTGAGCTCGCGTTCTCGAGAGAACATACCCAGTGGAAGGCCCGACAATCTAGCTAG
- a CDS encoding ATP-dependent Clp protease proteolytic subunit: MIDFDLPHAADDDDDDDGKDEKAGKKEPRSRPAARILFESRMILLFGEIDEKAARETCGQLIAMSEESDKPIRLMISSPGGHVESGDAIHDTIRFVSAPVKAIGTGWVASAGAHIYLSAEKDNRYCTPNTRFLLHQPMGGIGGKATEIDIEAREILKMRDRLNRIIAEETGQPIERVAKDTDRNYWMGPEEARDYGIVAHIVDRIDEVQ; encoded by the coding sequence ATGATCGATTTCGACCTGCCCCACGCTGCCGACGACGACGACGATGACGACGGCAAGGACGAAAAGGCCGGGAAGAAGGAGCCCCGGAGCCGTCCGGCGGCCAGGATCCTCTTCGAATCGCGCATGATCCTGTTGTTCGGGGAGATCGACGAGAAGGCCGCACGCGAGACCTGCGGCCAGCTGATCGCCATGAGCGAGGAAAGCGACAAGCCGATCAGGCTGATGATCAGCTCGCCCGGCGGCCACGTGGAATCGGGTGATGCGATCCACGACACGATCCGCTTCGTTTCGGCCCCGGTGAAGGCGATCGGCACGGGATGGGTCGCCAGCGCCGGCGCCCACATCTATCTCTCGGCCGAGAAGGACAACCGCTACTGCACGCCCAACACGCGCTTTCTGCTGCACCAGCCGATGGGCGGCATCGGCGGCAAGGCGACCGAGATCGACATCGAGGCCAGGGAAATCCTCAAGATGCGCGACCGGCTCAACCGCATCATTGCCGAAGAGACCGGCCAGCCGATCGAACGCGTCGCGAAGGACACGGACCGCAACTACTGGATGGGTCCGGAGGAAGCCAGGGACTACGGCATCGTCGCTCATATCGTCGACAGGATCGACGAGGTTCAGTAG
- the nthA gene encoding nitrile hydratase subunit alpha, whose product MSETRDHAHSHPFQPDDDAGGQTEHMLLVRAMRELLVEKGVYSAEDERRAIERMDAISPTGGARVVARAWTDPAYKQRLLADGSAAVRELGLEIGPTRLIVVENTGNLHNVIVCTLCSCYPRYVLGIPPAWYKARAYRSRVAVEPRKVLAEFGTDLPDSVEIRVHDSTADMRYMVLPARPAGTGGWDEDALASIVTRDCMIGVSLPLAELEDA is encoded by the coding sequence ATGAGCGAGACCCGCGACCACGCGCATTCTCACCCATTCCAGCCCGACGACGACGCCGGCGGTCAGACCGAACACATGCTGCTGGTCCGCGCCATGCGCGAACTTCTGGTCGAAAAGGGCGTCTACAGCGCCGAGGACGAGCGCCGAGCGATCGAGCGCATGGATGCCATCTCGCCGACCGGTGGTGCCCGGGTCGTTGCGCGCGCCTGGACCGATCCGGCCTACAAGCAACGTCTGTTGGCCGACGGCAGTGCGGCGGTGCGGGAGCTCGGCCTCGAGATCGGCCCGACGCGACTCATCGTCGTCGAGAACACCGGCAATCTCCACAACGTCATCGTCTGCACGCTGTGCTCCTGCTATCCGCGCTACGTCCTGGGCATCCCGCCGGCCTGGTACAAGGCACGCGCCTACCGCTCCCGCGTCGCGGTCGAACCGCGCAAGGTGCTGGCCGAGTTCGGCACCGATCTGCCCGACAGCGTCGAAATCCGGGTCCACGATTCCACTGCCGACATGCGCTACATGGTCCTGCCCGCCCGACCCGCCGGCACCGGGGGGTGGGACGAAGACGCACTCGCCTCCATCGTCACCCGCGACTGCATGATCGGCGTCTCCCTGCCGCTTGCGGAGCTTGAGGACGCCTGA
- a CDS encoding nitrile hydratase subunit beta produces MSGPRFAPGDRVTVVRRYPRHHHRAPDYIKGRTGVVERICGTFGNPETLGHGGDGKPDQPLYRVRFTMGHLWGTRAEVAADTVEVEVYENWLEQAS; encoded by the coding sequence ATGAGCGGGCCGCGCTTCGCGCCCGGCGATCGGGTCACGGTGGTCCGTCGCTACCCGCGCCATCACCACCGCGCACCCGACTACATCAAGGGCCGCACCGGCGTGGTCGAGCGCATCTGCGGCACATTCGGCAACCCCGAGACCCTGGGCCATGGCGGCGACGGCAAGCCCGACCAGCCGCTCTACCGGGTGCGCTTCACCATGGGCCACCTGTGGGGCACGCGCGCGGAGGTCGCGGCCGACACGGTCGAGGTCGAAGTCTACGAGAACTGGCTGGAGCAGGCGTCATGA
- a CDS encoding nitrile hydratase subunit beta: MTEEPYRPHHDLAGREAGEIERHEHALAHWEKQVDAMLILLADPQRGAMRVDELRRGIESLPPDAYDRMSYYERWIESIRTVMVEKGIVTEDEIAARIAALRETAS; the protein is encoded by the coding sequence ATGACTGAAGAACCCTATCGTCCCCATCACGATCTCGCGGGCCGCGAGGCCGGTGAGATCGAGCGCCACGAACATGCGCTGGCCCACTGGGAAAAGCAGGTCGATGCCATGCTCATCCTGCTGGCCGACCCGCAGCGTGGCGCGATGCGTGTCGACGAGCTGCGCCGCGGTATCGAAAGCCTGCCGCCCGATGCCTACGACCGCATGAGCTACTACGAGCGCTGGATCGAATCGATCCGCACCGTCATGGTCGAGAAAGGCATCGTCACCGAGGACGAGATCGCCGCGCGCATCGCCGCCCTGCGCGAGACCGCATCATGA
- the ftsY gene encoding signal recognition particle-docking protein FtsY, whose translation MSEGGWFSRLRAGLNRSSDRLTQSIGSIFTKRKLDDEAIEELEEALIAADLGVATAATLSAELARKRFDREVTDEEVRGDLAEHIATILEPLAVPLNPDPAHKPHVVLVMGVNGVGKTTTIGKLARHHVDDGKTVVLAAGDTFRAAAIEQLRIWGSRTGCTVVAGKQGGDAAGLAYGALETAREDGADILLIDTAGRLHNKDDLMAELQKIVRVLGKLDETAPHDRILVLDATTGQNANAQVEAFRGMCDVSGLIVTKLDGSARGGVIVGLADRFGLPIHAIGVGEGAEDLRPFDANDFARSLMGLDRPAP comes from the coding sequence ATGAGCGAGGGTGGCTGGTTCTCGAGGCTGCGGGCGGGCCTCAACCGTTCGTCTGACCGCCTGACGCAGTCGATCGGCTCGATCTTCACGAAACGCAAGCTGGATGACGAGGCGATCGAGGAACTGGAAGAGGCGCTGATCGCCGCCGACCTGGGCGTCGCGACGGCCGCGACTTTGTCGGCGGAGCTCGCGCGCAAGCGCTTCGACAGGGAAGTCACCGACGAGGAGGTGCGCGGCGACCTTGCCGAACACATCGCGACGATCCTCGAACCGCTCGCCGTTCCGCTCAATCCCGATCCGGCGCACAAACCGCATGTCGTTCTGGTCATGGGCGTCAACGGTGTGGGCAAGACGACAACGATCGGCAAGCTCGCCAGGCACCATGTCGACGACGGCAAGACGGTCGTGCTCGCCGCGGGCGACACCTTCCGTGCCGCCGCGATCGAGCAGCTCCGGATCTGGGGCAGCCGCACGGGTTGCACGGTGGTCGCGGGCAAGCAGGGCGGCGATGCGGCCGGCCTGGCCTATGGCGCACTGGAGACCGCGCGCGAGGACGGCGCCGATATCCTGCTGATCGACACGGCAGGCCGGCTCCACAACAAGGACGACCTGATGGCCGAGCTGCAGAAGATCGTGCGTGTGCTCGGCAAGCTCGACGAAACCGCGCCGCACGACCGCATCCTCGTGCTCGACGCCACCACGGGCCAGAACGCCAACGCCCAGGTCGAAGCCTTCCGGGGCATGTGCGACGTCAGCGGGCTGATCGTGACCAAGCTCGACGGCTCGGCCCGCGGCGGCGTCATTGTCGGCCTGGCCGACAGGTTCGGCCTGCCGATCCACGCCATTGGCGTCGGCGAAGGTGCCGAAGACCTTCGGCCCTTCGACGCCAACGACTTCGCCCGCTCGCTCATGGGGCTCGACCGGCCCGCGCCATAG
- the mtaB gene encoding tRNA (N(6)-L-threonylcarbamoyladenosine(37)-C(2))-methylthiotransferase MtaB codes for MGDVLTFGCRLNAYETGVIRGHLKDADDHDTIVVNTCAVTAEAERQARQAIRRARREHPDATIVATGCAVQIDPAAWAALPELDRVVGNIEKLQAETWSAPATGRISVNDIAEVRETAAHMPNGFEDRVRSFVQVQNGCDHRCTFCIIPHGRGPSRSVPAGAVVQEIRGLVEAGYREVVLTGVDITSWGDDLPGNPTLGDLVRRILKLVPGLPRLRVTSLDIAETDEALMRAIAEEERLMPHLHLSLQAGDAMVLKRMKRRHRPAEAVAFCETVRALRPGTVFGADLIAGFPTETDAMFENTLQHVADCGLTWLHVFPYSERPGTPAARMPGVDKALRKERAARLRDAGDRAVAAFLDGRIGQGADVLVEAEGRGHSEHFAPVTTPTGLAAGTLARLTIAGRDGTTLLAEAAR; via the coding sequence ATGGGCGATGTCCTGACCTTCGGCTGCCGCCTCAACGCCTATGAGACCGGGGTTATCCGCGGCCATCTGAAAGACGCCGACGATCATGACACGATCGTCGTCAACACCTGTGCCGTGACCGCCGAGGCGGAACGCCAGGCGCGCCAGGCGATCCGCCGCGCACGCCGCGAACACCCCGACGCCACGATCGTGGCGACCGGCTGCGCGGTGCAGATCGACCCCGCAGCCTGGGCCGCTCTGCCGGAGCTCGACCGGGTGGTGGGCAACATCGAGAAGCTCCAGGCCGAGACCTGGAGCGCACCGGCGACCGGGCGGATCAGCGTCAACGACATCGCCGAGGTGCGCGAGACCGCCGCCCATATGCCGAACGGCTTCGAGGACCGGGTGCGCAGCTTCGTGCAGGTCCAGAACGGCTGCGACCATCGCTGCACCTTCTGCATCATCCCCCATGGCCGCGGGCCGAGCCGCAGCGTGCCCGCCGGCGCGGTGGTGCAGGAAATCCGGGGCCTGGTCGAAGCAGGCTATCGCGAGGTCGTACTGACCGGAGTCGACATCACCTCATGGGGTGACGACCTGCCGGGCAACCCGACCCTCGGCGATCTCGTGCGCCGCATCCTGAAGCTGGTGCCCGGACTGCCCCGCCTGCGCGTCACCAGCCTGGACATCGCCGAGACCGACGAGGCCCTGATGCGCGCCATTGCCGAGGAGGAGCGCCTGATGCCGCATCTCCATCTCAGCCTGCAGGCGGGCGATGCCATGGTGCTCAAGCGCATGAAGCGGCGCCACAGGCCCGCGGAGGCCGTGGCGTTCTGCGAGACCGTGCGCGCATTGAGGCCGGGAACCGTCTTCGGTGCCGACCTGATCGCCGGTTTCCCGACCGAAACCGACGCCATGTTCGAAAACACCCTGCAGCATGTCGCCGACTGCGGCCTGACGTGGCTGCACGTCTTCCCCTATTCGGAACGGCCCGGCACGCCCGCTGCCCGGATGCCCGGGGTCGACAAGGCCCTGCGCAAGGAACGCGCCGCACGCCTGCGCGATGCGGGCGACCGTGCGGTCGCCGCGTTCCTCGACGGCAGGATCGGACAGGGTGCCGATGTCCTGGTCGAAGCGGAGGGGCGCGGCCACAGCGAACACTTCGCACCGGTCACGACACCGACCGGGCTTGCCGCCGGCACGCTCGCCCGTCTCACCATCGCCGGACGCGACGGCACGACCCTGCTGGCCGAGGCGGCCCGATGA
- a CDS encoding diaminopimelate epimerase produces MNGLAFLKMHGLGNDFVIVDARSRDIPLTPGAIRTIADRRLGVGCDQLVRIEPSAGGDVFMRIWNPDGSEAEACGNATRCVARLVMDETGRNAIDVETVAGVLPSQMNGTGMVDVDMGKARLGWREIPLATENDTLHVDLGPEAPEPAVCVNMGNPHAVLFVDDCDAVDLAVTGAALEHSAMLPERANISFCTVESPTRVRARVWERSAGATLACGSAACAIAVAGVRRGLTERAVTVTLPGGDLTMQWRDDGHVLMAGPATLAYEGTLAPYLAD; encoded by the coding sequence ATGAACGGCCTCGCTTTTCTCAAGATGCACGGGCTGGGCAACGACTTTGTCATCGTCGATGCCAGGAGCCGTGACATCCCGCTGACACCGGGCGCGATCCGCACGATCGCGGACCGACGCTTGGGCGTGGGTTGCGATCAGCTTGTCCGGATCGAGCCCAGTGCCGGTGGCGACGTCTTCATGCGTATCTGGAACCCGGACGGCAGCGAGGCCGAGGCCTGCGGCAATGCCACGCGCTGCGTCGCCCGTCTGGTCATGGACGAGACCGGGCGCAACGCCATCGACGTCGAGACCGTGGCGGGTGTGCTGCCGAGCCAGATGAACGGCACCGGCATGGTGGATGTCGACATGGGCAAGGCCAGGCTCGGCTGGCGCGAGATCCCGCTGGCGACCGAGAACGACACGCTTCATGTCGATCTGGGTCCCGAAGCGCCGGAACCCGCCGTCTGCGTCAACATGGGCAATCCCCATGCGGTGCTTTTCGTCGACGATTGCGACGCGGTCGATCTTGCGGTCACCGGCGCTGCGCTGGAGCACAGCGCGATGCTGCCCGAACGCGCCAACATCAGCTTCTGCACGGTCGAAAGCCCGACCCGCGTCCGGGCCCGGGTCTGGGAACGCAGCGCCGGCGCGACGCTGGCCTGCGGTTCGGCCGCCTGCGCCATTGCCGTCGCGGGCGTCAGGCGCGGCCTGACGGAACGCGCCGTCACCGTCACGCTGCCCGGTGGCGATCTCACCATGCAGTGGCGCGACGACGGTCACGTCCTGATGGCCGGACCGGCCACCCTGGCCTACGAGGGCACACTGGCACCCTATCTGGCGGATTGA
- a CDS encoding L-2-amino-thiazoline-4-carboxylic acid hydrolase, with product MTTLNRLPILERRRIQAEVIKPIYESLKTEVGEETAKRIIGKAIIEAAIDEGKRFAADHGSSGGIDGFASFQHLWDADGALESEVTKHTEDEYVYKVTRCRYAEMYHAMGVGEIGFQLSCNRDATFVEGYDPRIKLTRTQTIMQGADYCDFHYRMTGEDS from the coding sequence ATGACCACGCTCAACCGTCTTCCCATTCTGGAACGCCGCCGCATTCAGGCCGAGGTGATCAAGCCGATCTATGAGTCGCTCAAGACGGAGGTCGGTGAGGAGACCGCCAAGCGCATCATCGGCAAGGCGATCATCGAAGCGGCGATCGACGAGGGGAAACGTTTTGCCGCCGACCACGGCAGTTCCGGTGGGATCGACGGTTTCGCCTCGTTCCAGCATCTGTGGGACGCCGACGGTGCGCTTGAGAGCGAGGTGACAAAACACACCGAAGACGAGTACGTCTACAAGGTGACGCGCTGCCGCTACGCCGAGATGTATCACGCGATGGGCGTGGGCGAGATCGGCTTCCAGCTTTCGTGCAACCGGGATGCGACCTTCGTGGAGGGCTACGACCCCCGCATCAAGCTGACACGCACGCAGACGATCATGCAGGGGGCCGACTACTGCGACTTTCATTACCGGATGACGGGAGAGGACTCGTGA
- the ffh gene encoding signal recognition particle protein, with product MFDNLSDRLEGIFDRLKRKGALKDEDVSAALREVRVALLEADVALPVVKDFVNAVRERAIGQALMRGVNPGQQVVKIVHDHLVETLGAEATALNLQGNPPIAIMMVGLQGSGKTTSTAKIGRWLQGQAGGKKVLMASLDVRRPAAQKQLAVLGEQTNVPVLDVIMGELPVQIARRAMDRARKTGVDVVLLDTAGRLAIDEELMAEVAEVGKAAQPQETLLVTDAMTGQDAVNVASAFKEKVGVTGIVMTRVDGDARGGAALSMRAVTGCPIKLLGTGEKLDALEAFHPDRIAGRILGMGDVVSLVEKAAETIEQEDAERFQRKFARGQKFDLDDMWAQLKQLRKMGGMGGLLGLLPGVGKARKQMAAARVDDSMLKRQEAILSSMTPRERADPRIVHASRKKRIAAGSGTQVQEINKLLKQFQEMNGMMKKVRKMGKKGQLPPGMEMPGMGGPGAGDMPSEADLRKMAQGLKLPPGMKF from the coding sequence ATGTTCGATAATCTCTCCGACCGCCTCGAGGGCATCTTCGACAGGCTCAAGCGCAAGGGTGCGCTGAAGGACGAGGACGTCAGCGCCGCCCTGCGCGAGGTTCGCGTCGCACTGCTCGAAGCCGATGTCGCGCTGCCGGTGGTGAAGGACTTCGTCAACGCGGTCAGGGAACGCGCGATCGGCCAGGCGTTGATGCGCGGCGTCAATCCCGGCCAGCAGGTGGTCAAGATCGTTCACGATCACCTGGTCGAGACGCTGGGTGCGGAGGCCACTGCGCTCAATCTCCAGGGCAACCCGCCGATTGCGATCATGATGGTCGGTCTGCAGGGCTCTGGCAAGACGACCTCGACGGCCAAGATCGGCCGCTGGCTGCAGGGCCAGGCGGGTGGCAAGAAGGTCCTGATGGCCTCGCTCGATGTGCGCCGCCCGGCCGCTCAGAAGCAGCTGGCGGTGCTGGGCGAGCAGACCAACGTCCCGGTGCTCGACGTGATCATGGGCGAACTGCCCGTGCAGATCGCGCGTCGCGCGATGGACCGGGCGCGCAAGACCGGAGTCGATGTGGTCCTGCTCGACACGGCCGGCCGGCTCGCGATCGATGAAGAGCTCATGGCCGAAGTGGCCGAGGTCGGCAAGGCGGCGCAACCGCAGGAGACCCTGCTCGTCACCGACGCGATGACCGGCCAGGACGCGGTCAACGTCGCCAGCGCTTTCAAGGAGAAGGTCGGCGTCACCGGCATCGTCATGACCCGGGTCGACGGTGACGCGCGCGGCGGTGCCGCGCTTTCGATGCGCGCGGTCACCGGCTGCCCGATCAAGCTGCTGGGCACGGGCGAGAAGCTCGACGCGCTCGAGGCCTTCCACCCCGACCGCATCGCGGGCCGCATCCTGGGTATGGGCGATGTCGTCAGTCTGGTCGAAAAGGCCGCCGAGACGATCGAGCAGGAGGATGCCGAGCGCTTCCAGCGGAAGTTCGCCAGGGGCCAGAAGTTCGACCTCGACGATATGTGGGCCCAGCTCAAGCAGCTCAGAAAGATGGGCGGCATGGGCGGTTTGCTGGGTCTGCTGCCCGGCGTCGGCAAGGCCAGGAAGCAGATGGCGGCCGCCAGGGTCGACGACAGCATGCTCAAGCGGCAGGAAGCGATCCTGTCGTCGATGACGCCCAGGGAACGCGCCGACCCCCGCATCGTCCACGCCAGCCGCAAGAAGCGTATTGCCGCCGGCTCCGGCACCCAGGTGCAGGAGATCAACAAGCTCCTGAAGCAGTTCCAGGAGATGAACGGGATGATGAAAAAGGTCCGCAAGATGGGCAAGAAGGGCCAGCTCCCGCCCGGCATGGAGATGCCCGGCATGGGCGGTCCCGGTGCCGGCGACATGCCCAGCGAAGCCGATCTTCGGAAAATGGCCCAGGGTCTGAAACTGCCGCCCGGCATGAAGTTCTAG
- a CDS encoding agmatinase, producing MSGPGDFKPFDSGVTPRYQEPATFMRSRRHPIGPDIDIALAGVPFDLGATYRPGARHGPAVTREASRLIRAVNPATKVAPFRLCNIADVGDAPSHPMKVEESCDMIQGFYEEVHAAGAWPLSVGGDHTVPLPILRAIARDRPLGLFHVDAHADTFDDFMGTKINHATFVRRAVEEGLIDPRRTIQVGLRGTRYGDDDIGYGNEVGITMVPMDEYETMGREAFIKLALEVIGDQPCYLTIDIDGLDPRDCPGTGVPEPGGIAMRDMQVILRSFRGINAVGGDICEVSPPHDPIGITFVNVANLMFEMACLMAENRSKAS from the coding sequence ATGTCGGGTCCGGGTGATTTCAAGCCGTTCGATTCGGGCGTTACGCCGCGCTACCAGGAACCGGCCACGTTCATGCGCTCCCGGCGCCATCCGATCGGCCCCGATATCGACATCGCACTTGCCGGCGTGCCTTTCGATCTCGGCGCGACCTACCGCCCGGGCGCACGCCACGGGCCGGCTGTGACCCGCGAGGCGAGCCGCCTGATTCGCGCGGTGAACCCGGCCACCAAGGTGGCACCCTTCCGGCTCTGCAACATCGCCGATGTCGGGGACGCACCGAGCCACCCGATGAAGGTCGAGGAAAGCTGCGACATGATCCAGGGCTTCTATGAAGAGGTCCATGCGGCGGGCGCATGGCCGCTGTCGGTCGGTGGCGACCACACCGTGCCACTGCCGATCCTGCGTGCCATTGCCAGGGACCGCCCGCTCGGTCTCTTTCATGTCGATGCCCACGCCGACACCTTCGACGACTTCATGGGCACGAAGATCAACCACGCCACCTTCGTGCGCCGCGCCGTCGAGGAAGGTCTGATCGATCCCAGGCGTACGATCCAGGTGGGTCTCAGAGGCACCCGCTACGGCGACGACGACATCGGCTACGGCAACGAAGTCGGCATCACCATGGTGCCGATGGACGAATACGAAACGATGGGGCGCGAGGCGTTCATCAAACTGGCGCTCGAGGTGATCGGCGACCAGCCCTGCTATCTCACGATCGACATCGACGGGCTCGACCCGCGCGACTGCCCGGGCACCGGTGTGCCCGAGCCCGGCGGGATCGCCATGCGCGACATGCAGGTGATCCTGCGCAGTTTCCGCGGCATCAACGCCGTGGGCGGCGACATCTGCGAGGTCTCGCCGCCGCACGACCCGATCGGCATCACCTTTGTGAACGTTGCCAACCTGATGTTCGAAATGGCCTGCCTGATGGCCGAGAACCGGAGCAAGGCGTCATGA
- the rpsP gene encoding 30S ribosomal protein S16 → MSLKIRLSRGGAKKRPMYRIVVADSRSARDGRFIERIGLYQPLLPADHPERLTMDLNRAKHWLSQGATPTDRVAIFLANAEIIPMPERTRGSGKQKAREAEAAAKAAEEAAEAAEAEAAAAAEAAEAEGDAAVEGGEGDAEENAS, encoded by the coding sequence ATGTCGTTGAAGATTCGCCTGTCTCGTGGCGGGGCCAAGAAACGCCCCATGTACCGCATCGTCGTCGCCGATTCGCGTTCCGCGCGTGACGGCCGCTTTATCGAGCGCATCGGCCTCTACCAGCCTCTGCTGCCGGCCGATCATCCCGAGCGTCTCACCATGGATCTGAATCGGGCGAAGCACTGGCTCAGCCAGGGCGCGACGCCTACCGACAGGGTGGCCATTTTCCTGGCCAATGCCGAGATCATTCCGATGCCCGAGCGCACCAGGGGTTCGGGCAAGCAGAAGGCTCGCGAGGCCGAAGCGGCCGCGAAGGCCGCCGAGGAAGCTGCTGAAGCTGCCGAGGCGGAGGCTGCGGCCGCTGCTGAGGCCGCCGAGGCCGAAGGCGATGCCGCTGTGGAAGGCGGTGAGGGCGATGCCGAGGAGAACGCCTCCTGA
- the rimM gene encoding 16S rRNA processing protein RimM gives MPRRTPPEASTADPKDWICLAIVGAPKGVRGAMHLTCFNENPAEIASFNPLHAGPNGRPLDVCVIATPKPGQVVVRIDGTADRDAAAAMNGTRLYVPRSRMPDTAEDEFYHHDLIGLRVDHADGRELGTVKALFDHGAGDVIEILDTARRDSFLMPFTRENVPVVDLDGGRIVIDPPAGVLDDA, from the coding sequence ATGCCGAGGAGAACGCCTCCTGAGGCGTCGACGGCGGACCCGAAGGACTGGATCTGCCTTGCCATAGTCGGGGCACCCAAGGGCGTCCGTGGTGCCATGCACCTGACCTGCTTCAACGAGAACCCGGCCGAGATTGCGTCGTTCAACCCGCTCCATGCCGGCCCGAACGGCAGACCCCTTGATGTGTGCGTGATCGCAACGCCGAAACCGGGCCAGGTCGTCGTCAGGATCGACGGCACGGCCGACCGTGATGCGGCAGCGGCCATGAACGGCACCAGGCTCTACGTTCCGCGCAGCAGGATGCCGGACACCGCTGAAGACGAGTTCTACCACCACGACCTGATTGGCCTCCGGGTCGATCACGCCGACGGCCGCGAACTGGGAACGGTGAAGGCTCTCTTCGACCATGGGGCAGGCGACGTGATCGAGATCCTGGATACGGCAAGGCGCGATTCGTTTCTGATGCCGTTCACCCGCGAGAACGTGCCGGTGGTCGACCTTGATGGCGGACGAATCGTGATCGATCCACCCGCGGGGGTGCTCGACGATGCCTGA